One Rosa chinensis cultivar Old Blush chromosome 5, RchiOBHm-V2, whole genome shotgun sequence genomic region harbors:
- the LOC112166337 gene encoding pentatricopeptide repeat-containing protein At2g13600, with product MMSIHHPLKHLRIFSGLMVRCISTQENILSNLILCHDPSMEQSYMQLSQKFYESMKACASLRSIPIARKLHGQLISVGLDSAIFLQNHLLHMYSRCSLIDDARRIFFSIQHPNVFSWNTMISALVDLGHMGEAEKLFNEMPERDSVSWTTMMSGHFHNGQPKEAIKVFASMLWNCDSFYDPFSFSCVMKACGSLGHIKLALQLHTLVEKLNFGGNMVIQNSIIDMYIKCGALRLAERMFMRIPNPSLFCWNSMIYGCSKLYGVRRALHMFIEMPERDCVSWNTIISIFSQHGFGVESLSMFVEMWNHGFRPNAMIYATILSACASIHDLEWGSHLHARILRIEPSMDVFAGSGLIDMYVKCGQLHLARQVFDNMTEHNAVSWTSMISGAMQSGLEDEALVLFNRMRKSPIALDEFTLATVLGVCSGHEHAGVGEQLHGYTIKGGMISSIPVGNALVTMYAKCGNTDKASQAFELMPAKDIISWTAMITAFSQTGNVEKSREYFDKMPERNVISWNSMLGTYFQNGLWEEGLKLYTLMRRVGVNLDWITLVTSISACADLAILKLGLQITAQAEKLGFGSNVSVMNSIITMYSRCGRIIEAKRVFDSICDKNLISWNAIMAGYAQNGQGRKVIEVFENMLKMDYAPDHISYVSVLSGCGHSGLVTEGKHYFSSMTEDFGINPTCEHFACMVDLLGRAGLLKEARNLIDAMPFKPNAAIWGALLGACRLHRDYNVAEFAARNLLELDLDDSGSYVLLANTYSDCGQLEAFADVRKQMRKKGIEKNPGCSWIEVNNRVHVFTVDDTYHPQIKDVYRILEEIVKKIEDTGCYVNPTNAVRSQCHHSEKLAVAFGLLSLPAWMPIYVMKNLRVCHDCHLVIKLISLVTSRELIVRDGHRFHHFKDGCCSCGDYW from the coding sequence TGAAAGCTTGTGCATCTCTAAGGTCGATCCCCATTGCCCGAAAACTCCATGGCCAACTCATTTCTGTAGGATTGGACTCTGCCATTTTCCTTCAGAACCATCTCTTGCATATGTATTCCCGTTGCAGCTTGATAGATGATGCTCGCCGGATTTTCTTCAGTATTCAACATCCTAATGTGTTTAGTTGGAATACAATGATTAGCGCGTTGGTAGACTTGGGTCACATGGGGGAGGCAGAGAAATTGTTCAATGAAATGCCTGAGAGAGACTCCGTCTCTTGGACTACAATGATGTCTGGCCATTTTCATAATGGGCAACCTAAGGAGGCAATTAAAGTGTTTGCTTCAATGCTATGGAATTGTGATAGTTTCTATGACCCATTTTCCTTCTCTTGCGTAATGAAGGCTTGTGGTAGTCTTGGTCACATTAAGTTGGCTCTTCAGTTGCATACTCTAGTGGAGAAATTAAATTTTGGAGGCAACATGGTTATTCAAAATTCTATAATTGACATGTACATCAAGTGTGGTGCACTGCGTTTGGCTGAGAGAATGTTTATGAGGATCCCTAATCCTAGTTTGTTTTGTTGGAACAGTATGATCTATGGCTGCTCTAAACTTTATGGGGTCAGAAGGGCTCTCCATATGTTCATTGAAATGCCTGAACGTGATTGTGTGTCTTGGAATACCATAATATCAATCTTTTCTCAACATGGTTTTGGGGTTGAGAGTCTTAGTATGTTTGTTGAGATGTGGAACCATGGTTTTAGACCAAATGCTATGATATATGCTACTATACTTAGTGCATGTGCAAGTATACATGATCTTGAATGGGGTAGCCATTTGCATGCTCGGATACTCCGTATAGAACCAAGTATGGATGTTTTTGCAGGTAGTGGGCTGATTGATATGTATGTGAAATGTGGACAGTTGCATCTTGCTAGGCAGGTGTTTGACAACATGACAGAACACAATGCAGTTTCTTGGACTTCTATGATCAGTGGAGCCATGCAGTCtgggcttgaagatgaagctttAGTACTGTTTAACCGAATGAGAAAATCTCCTATTGCCTTGGATGAGTTTACTCTTGCAACAGTTCTTGGGGTTTGTTCAGGCCATGAGCATGCTGGGGTTGGGGAGCAGCTCCATGGATATACAATCAAAGGTGGAATGATCTCCTCTATTCCTGTAGGGAATGCTCTTGTTACGATGTATGCAAAATGTGGAAACACTGATAAAGCCAGCCAAGCATTTGAGTTGATGCCTGCTAAAGATATAATATCATGGACAGCCATGATCACAGCATTCTCTCAAACTGGTAATGTTGAAAAATCCCGAGAGTATTTTGATAAAATGCCAGAGCGAAATGTCATAAGTTGGAACTCAATGTTAGGAACATATTTCCAAAATGGTTTATGGGAAGAAGGCCTTAAATTGTATACACTTATGCGAAGGGTAGGGGTTAACCTGGATTGGATCACACTAGTAACTTCAATCAGTGCCTGTGCTGATTTGGCAATATTGAAACTTGGGCTGCAGATTACAGCTCAAGCTGAAAAATTAGGATTTGGTTCTAATGTTTCAGTCATGAATAGCATTATTACTATGTATTCAAGATGTGGACGAATTATAGAAGCGAAAAGAGTGTTTGATTCAATATGTGATAAAAATTTGATTTCTTGGAATGCAATTATGGCTGGATATGCTCAAAATGGACAAGGTAGGAAGGTGATCGAGGTTTTTGAGAATATGTTGAAAATGGACTACGCACCTGATCATATAAGCTATGTATCTGTTCTATCAGGTTGTGGCCATTCAGGGCTCGTAACAGAGGGGAAACACTACTTCAGTTCTATGACTGAAGATTTTGGCATCAATCCTACATGTGAACATTTTGCTTGTATGGTAGATCTACTTGGTCGGGCTGGGTTACTGAAGGAGGCCAGGAATTTGATTGATGCAATGCCCTTTAAGCCAAATGCTGCTATCTGGGGAGCTCTTCTTGGTGCTTGCCGGCTTCATCGCGATTATAATGTAGCAGAATTTGCAGCAAGAAATTTGCTTGAATTAGATTTAGATGATTCTGGCAGTTATGTCCTTCTAGCTAATACATATTCAGATTGTGGACAACTAGAAGCTTTTGCAGATGTAAGAAAACAGATGAGAAAGAAAGGAATAGAGAAAAATCCTGGATGTAGCTGGATAGAGGTTAATAATAGGGTACACGTGTTCACTGTAGATGACACTTATCATCCACAAATCAAGGACGTTTATAGAATACTAGAGGAGATAGTCAAGAAGATAGAAGATACAGGATGCTATGTCAATCCAACTAATGCAGTTCGTTCTCAGTGCCATCACAGTGAGAAGCTTGCTGTTGCTTTTGGGTTGCTTAGCTTGCCTGCTTGGATGCCTATCTATGTAATGAAAAATCTTCGAGTTTGCCATGATTGTCACTTGGTAATCAAGCTGATCTCCCTTGTTACCTCAAGGGAACTTATTGTGCGGGATGGACACCGGTTTCATCATTTCAAGGATGGATGTTGCTCCTGTGGAGACTACTGGTGA
- the LOC112167172 gene encoding aluminum-activated malate transporter 2 isoform X2 codes for MMATLVAAALGIGAHRLATLSGKQGEPILIALFVFVEAGIVTFFRFIPQMKARYDFGLLVFNLTFCLISVSGYRDDEVIRMGFERTNTIIIGSCTAVAVCVFIRPVWIGVELHNQIATNMEKLANFLEGFGDEYFSVSENSQNRDKSSSLQGYKSVLTSKSSEDTMANLARWEPGHGRFRFRHPWKQYLKVGTLTRQCAFKIEALNNYLTSETQTPQDVKSIIQGPSVVISSECGKALKELATSMRKMTKSPSKDPHIAKSKDAAEELKTVIRSSLCKHQDDSLDIIKDGAVALLLFEIITCTEKISEAAHKLASQAHFKDVKPRVTPVQENSGNDGPHHVITIEG; via the exons ATGATGGCAACTTTAGTAGCTGCTGCTCTTGGCATTGGAGCTCATCGATTAGCAACTCTTTCTGGAAAGCAAGGAGAGCCTATACTTATTGCTCTCTTTGTCTTCGTAGAAG CTGGAATAGTGACATTCTTCAGATTTATTCCCCAAATGAAGGCCAGATACGATTTTGGTCTGCTGGTATTCAACTTGACATTCTGCCTGATATCGGTCTCTGGCTATCGCGACGATGAGGTTATACGAATGGGATTCGAGAGAACAAATACCATCATCATTGGAAGCTGTACTGCTGTTGCTGTTTGTGTTTTCATTCGTCCCGTATGGATTGGCGTGGAACTTCACAATCAGATTGCTACCAACATGGAAAAGCTTGCCAACTTCTTAGAAG GATTTGGAGATGAATACTTTTCAGTATCTGAGAATAGCCAGAATAGAGACAAGTCATCTTCTCTTCAGGGATACAAAAGTGTTCTAACTTCAAAAAGCAGTGAAGACACCATG GCTAATTTGGCAAGATGGGAACCGGGCCATGGGAGGTTCAGGTTTCGTCATCCATGGAAACAATACTTGAAAGTTGGAACCCTAACTCGACAATGTGCGTTCAAAATTGAAGCTCTCAACAACTACCTTACCTCTGAAACCCAA ACACCTCAGGACGTTAAAAGCATAATACAAGGGCCAAGCGTGGTTATCAGCTCAGAGTGTGGGAAAGCATTGAAGGAGTTAGCAACCTCAATGAGGAAAATGACCAAATCACCCTCAAAGGATCCCCACATTGCAAAGTCTAAAGATGCCGCTGAAGAACTCAAAACTGTTATAAGATCAAGCTTGTGTAAACACCAAGATGATTCCCTAGATATAATAAAAGATGGTGCAGTGGCATTACTACTCTTTGAAATTATCACATGTACAGAGAAAATTTCTGAGGCTGCGCATAAACTAGCATCCCAAGCACATTTTAAGGATGTAAAACCTAGAGTGACACCGGTCCAGGAAAACTCGGGGAATGATGGGCCGCACCATGTTATTACGATTGAGGGATAA
- the LOC112167172 gene encoding aluminum-activated malate transporter 2 isoform X1, producing the protein MASSNNDHDQVKSAGLFERLWGKIVKFGLMLKKLGQDDPRRIVHSLKVALAVTLVSMLFYFEPLYDGFGLAAMWAILTVVIVFEFTVGATIGRGLNRMMATLVAAALGIGAHRLATLSGKQGEPILIALFVFVEAGIVTFFRFIPQMKARYDFGLLVFNLTFCLISVSGYRDDEVIRMGFERTNTIIIGSCTAVAVCVFIRPVWIGVELHNQIATNMEKLANFLEGFGDEYFSVSENSQNRDKSSSLQGYKSVLTSKSSEDTMANLARWEPGHGRFRFRHPWKQYLKVGTLTRQCAFKIEALNNYLTSETQTPQDVKSIIQGPSVVISSECGKALKELATSMRKMTKSPSKDPHIAKSKDAAEELKTVIRSSLCKHQDDSLDIIKDGAVALLLFEIITCTEKISEAAHKLASQAHFKDVKPRVTPVQENSGNDGPHHVITIEG; encoded by the exons ATGGCATCTTCAAATAATGATCATGATCAGGTTAAATCTGCAGGACTCTTCGAGAGGTTATGGGGGAAGATAGTTAAGTTTGGCTTGATGTTAAAAAAACTAGGGCAAGATGATCCAAGAAGAATTGTTCATTCTCTTAAAGTGGCACTTGCTGTTACATTAGTCTCCATGTTATTCTACTTTGAACCACTATATGACGGTTTTGGTCTTGCTGCTATGTGGGCTATTCTGACTGTTGTCATTGTTTTTGAATTTACTGTTG GAGCGACGATAGGACGAGGTTTGAATAGAATGATGGCAACTTTAGTAGCTGCTGCTCTTGGCATTGGAGCTCATCGATTAGCAACTCTTTCTGGAAAGCAAGGAGAGCCTATACTTATTGCTCTCTTTGTCTTCGTAGAAG CTGGAATAGTGACATTCTTCAGATTTATTCCCCAAATGAAGGCCAGATACGATTTTGGTCTGCTGGTATTCAACTTGACATTCTGCCTGATATCGGTCTCTGGCTATCGCGACGATGAGGTTATACGAATGGGATTCGAGAGAACAAATACCATCATCATTGGAAGCTGTACTGCTGTTGCTGTTTGTGTTTTCATTCGTCCCGTATGGATTGGCGTGGAACTTCACAATCAGATTGCTACCAACATGGAAAAGCTTGCCAACTTCTTAGAAG GATTTGGAGATGAATACTTTTCAGTATCTGAGAATAGCCAGAATAGAGACAAGTCATCTTCTCTTCAGGGATACAAAAGTGTTCTAACTTCAAAAAGCAGTGAAGACACCATG GCTAATTTGGCAAGATGGGAACCGGGCCATGGGAGGTTCAGGTTTCGTCATCCATGGAAACAATACTTGAAAGTTGGAACCCTAACTCGACAATGTGCGTTCAAAATTGAAGCTCTCAACAACTACCTTACCTCTGAAACCCAA ACACCTCAGGACGTTAAAAGCATAATACAAGGGCCAAGCGTGGTTATCAGCTCAGAGTGTGGGAAAGCATTGAAGGAGTTAGCAACCTCAATGAGGAAAATGACCAAATCACCCTCAAAGGATCCCCACATTGCAAAGTCTAAAGATGCCGCTGAAGAACTCAAAACTGTTATAAGATCAAGCTTGTGTAAACACCAAGATGATTCCCTAGATATAATAAAAGATGGTGCAGTGGCATTACTACTCTTTGAAATTATCACATGTACAGAGAAAATTTCTGAGGCTGCGCATAAACTAGCATCCCAAGCACATTTTAAGGATGTAAAACCTAGAGTGACACCGGTCCAGGAAAACTCGGGGAATGATGGGCCGCACCATGTTATTACGATTGAGGGATAA
- the LOC112165474 gene encoding histone deacetylase 8, with protein sequence MAASTERVDVFWDSGMLNHNSGTGVFDTGMDPGFLDVLEKHPENSDRVKNMVSILKRGPISPYISWLPGRHALLPELLTFHSPEYINELVEADKEGGKMLCAGTFLNPGSWDASLLAAGTTLSAMKHVLDGNGKIAYALVRPPGHHAQPTRADGYCFLNNAGLAVQLALDSGCAKVAVIDIDVHYGNGTAEGFYRSDKVLTTSLHMNHGTWGPSHPQNGSIHELGEGEGFGYNLNIPLPNGTGDRGYVYAMNELVAPAVRKFEPEMIVLVIGQDSSAFDPNGRQCLTMEGYREIGKIVRSLVDRHCGGRLLIVQEGGYHITYSAYCLHATLEGVLNLLIPLLSDPIAYYPEDERLSVERIESIKRFQKDTVLFLKGH encoded by the exons ATGGCTGCTTCAACTGAGCGCGTAGATGTGTTCTGGGACTCGGGCATGCTGAACCATAACTCAGGCACCGGAGTATTCGACACCGGAATGGATCCTGGATTCCTTGACGTGTTAGAAAAGCACCCAGAGAACTCTGATAGAGTCAAGAACATGGTTTCTATTCTAAAGCGCGGCCCAATCTCTCCCTACATTTCTTGGCTTCCTGGAAGGCATGCCCTGCTTCCTGAATTGCTCACTTTTCACTCTCCAG AGTACATAAATGAACTAGTTGAAGCAGATAAAGAGGGAGGTAAGATGCTATGTGCCGGGACTTTCTTGAACCCCGGCTCGTGGGATGCCTCCCTTCTTGCTGCTGGTACTACACTATCCGCAATGAAGCATGTGCTTGACGGAAATGGCAAAATTGCTTATGCATTGGTCAGGCCTCCGGGTCACCATGCTCAGCCTACTCGAGCTGATGGCTACTGCTTCCTTAACAATGCTGGTCTTGCTGTTCAGCTTGCTTTAGACTCTGGCTGTGCAAAGGTCGCGGTGATAGACATTGATGTTCATTATGGCAATGGGACCGCTGAGGGGTTTTATCGGTCTGATAAGGTTCTTACAACTTCCCTTCATATGAATCATGGTACTTGGGGTCCATCTCACCCACAGAATGGCTCTATTCATGAGCTCGGTGAAGGGGAGGGCTTCGGTTATAATTTGAATATACCTTTGCCCAATGGGACAGGGGACCGAGGATATGTGTATGCTATGAACGAGTTGGTTGCCCCGGCAGTCAGAAAGTTTGAGCCTGAAATGATAGTTTTGGTCATTGGCCAAGATTCTAGTGCT TTTGATCCAAATGGAAGGCAATGTTTGACAATGGAGGGTTATCGAGAGATTGGCAAGATAGTTCGTAGCCTGGTGGATAGGCACTGTGGTGGACGTCTTCTGATTGTCCAAGAAGGTGGATATCACATTACGTACTCAGCCTATTGTCTTCATGCAACACTTGAGGGTGTGCTCAACCTACTGATTCCTTTGTTATCCGATCCCATTGCTTATTACCCTGAGGACGAGCGATTATCTGTAGAACGTATTGAATCCATTAAAAGGTTCCAGAAAGATACTGTACTGTTTTTGAAAGGTCATTAA